Proteins from a genomic interval of Actinoalloteichus hymeniacidonis:
- a CDS encoding Gfo/Idh/MocA family oxidoreductase, with translation MSEDSTPVRYAVVGLGSRAEMYVDALATRFPEHAELVALCDSNPTRMQVHNARLAGQLGVAAVPTYAPADFSEMLTRERVDAVMVCTTDSSHDDYLVATVEAGLRAVTEKPMTTDVDKARRILEAQERTGGRIEVTFNYRYNPVHQRVRELLADKVIGDVGSVHFEWLLDVQHGADYFRRWHRNREHSGGLLVHKSSHHFDLVNWWLGDAPDSVIGLGNLFFYGAAGGARNGYAKDYDRAAGSEAAATDPFALDMAASPRLKELYLDAEHEDGYQRDRNVFAADIDIEDDMSVLARYRGGASLTYQLTAYAPYEGYRVSFNGTKGRLELDVLENDYARSPLEHGSRMGISPGAVEEAVPTRTAITVRPLFKPAEVVLDEPMRPGHGGGDELMLDALFGPAAADPLGLRADHIAGARALAIGLAATKSFGTGGLVRISDLLPI, from the coding sequence GTGAGCGAGGATTCCACGCCGGTTCGCTATGCGGTGGTCGGGCTGGGATCGCGGGCGGAGATGTATGTCGACGCGCTGGCCACCCGGTTCCCCGAACACGCCGAACTCGTCGCGCTGTGTGATTCCAATCCGACGCGCATGCAGGTGCACAACGCCCGCCTCGCCGGACAACTCGGTGTCGCGGCGGTGCCGACCTACGCACCCGCCGATTTCTCCGAGATGCTGACCAGGGAACGCGTCGACGCGGTGATGGTGTGCACCACCGACAGCTCGCACGACGACTACCTGGTGGCCACCGTCGAAGCCGGGCTGCGCGCCGTGACCGAGAAGCCGATGACGACCGACGTCGACAAGGCGCGTCGCATCCTGGAGGCGCAGGAGCGCACCGGCGGTCGGATCGAGGTCACCTTCAACTACCGCTACAACCCGGTCCATCAGCGGGTCCGGGAGCTGTTGGCGGACAAGGTGATCGGCGATGTCGGATCGGTGCACTTCGAGTGGCTGCTCGACGTGCAGCACGGCGCCGACTACTTCCGGCGGTGGCACCGTAATCGGGAGCACTCGGGCGGGTTGCTCGTGCACAAGTCCAGCCACCACTTCGACCTGGTCAACTGGTGGTTGGGCGACGCGCCCGACTCGGTGATCGGCCTGGGCAATTTGTTCTTCTACGGCGCGGCGGGTGGTGCGCGCAACGGTTACGCCAAGGACTACGACCGGGCCGCGGGCTCCGAGGCCGCCGCCACCGACCCCTTCGCGCTCGACATGGCCGCCTCGCCCCGGCTCAAGGAGCTGTACCTGGACGCCGAGCACGAGGACGGCTACCAGCGCGACCGCAACGTGTTCGCCGCCGACATCGACATCGAGGACGACATGTCGGTGCTGGCCCGCTACCGGGGTGGCGCCTCGCTGACGTATCAGCTGACGGCCTACGCGCCCTACGAGGGCTACCGGGTGTCGTTCAACGGCACCAAGGGGCGGTTGGAGCTGGACGTGTTGGAGAACGACTACGCGCGTTCGCCTCTGGAACACGGTTCGCGGATGGGCATCTCACCCGGTGCGGTGGAGGAAGCCGTTCCGACGCGTACGGCCATCACGGTGCGCCCGCTGTTCAAGCCCGCCGAGGTCGTGTTGGACGAGCCGATGCGACCCGGGCACGGCGGTGGGGACGAACTGATGCTGGACGCGCTGTTCGGCCCGGCCGCAGCCGACCCGCTGGGCCTGCGTGCCGACCACATCGCCGGGGCCAGGGCGTTGGCGATCGGGCTGGCGGCGACGAAGTCCTTCGGTACCGGTGGCCTGGTGCGGATCTCGGATCTGCTGCCCATCTGA
- a CDS encoding beta-galactosidase, whose protein sequence is MGKDLTALRSRLGGPAYGCDYNPEQWPEEVWAEDMRLMRQAGVNLVSVGIFSWAKIEPRPGEYDFGWFDRLMDLLAANGIGACLATMTASPPPWLARLHPETLPITATGVRLAPGSRQQFCPSSPVYRDHARRLVEQIATRYRDHPALALWHVNNEYGCHMNACYCEVSAAAFREWLRDRYGDLATLNAAWYTDFWSQQYGEWDEIGVPSLAPYHPNPTQSIDFSRFTSDAFLGCFRTEKEVLSRLTPEVPVTTNFIHEGPAIDLFGWAEDQDLIAFDSYPDPFEADSHIAAGFHYDLMRSLRHGQPWFLMEQATAAVNWRERNAMKAPGAMRLGSWQAVAQGADAVMFFQWRASRGGTEKFHAAMVPHTGTDTRIFREVCELGAELAAVPGLVDSRVHADTALLLDWSSWWALERDSHPSVDVTRGEAELAHYAPLFEAGVTCDVVHPERDLSGYRLVVVPNLYLMTESVAERLLAYVRGGGHLVVSFFSGIVDENDHIHPGGMAPALRETLGVWVEEFWALPEAGTVAVTGLAGSDSTGTGRIWSEVIRLEGAQSLAEFAEGELVGSPAVTRHQLDSGVAWYLGTRLDAATMRGLLDRVRGEAGVAPDLAVPPGVQAVTRHAEDGTRFLLLLNHGDEPAEITLDQPMVDLLAGVTEPDRESSTAIRLGSRGVAVLTAATD, encoded by the coding sequence ATGGGCAAGGATCTGACCGCGCTGCGGAGCAGGCTCGGCGGCCCCGCCTACGGCTGCGACTACAACCCGGAGCAATGGCCCGAGGAGGTCTGGGCCGAGGACATGCGGTTGATGCGCCAGGCCGGGGTCAACCTGGTCAGCGTCGGCATCTTCTCGTGGGCGAAGATCGAACCCCGTCCCGGCGAGTACGACTTCGGCTGGTTCGACCGGTTGATGGACCTCTTGGCCGCCAACGGCATCGGGGCGTGCCTGGCCACCATGACCGCCTCGCCGCCGCCATGGCTGGCCCGGTTGCATCCCGAGACACTGCCGATCACCGCGACCGGGGTTCGGTTGGCTCCAGGTTCACGGCAGCAGTTCTGTCCGTCGAGCCCGGTGTACCGCGACCACGCGCGCCGGCTGGTGGAGCAGATCGCCACCCGCTACCGGGACCATCCGGCCTTGGCGTTGTGGCACGTCAACAACGAGTACGGCTGCCATATGAACGCCTGTTACTGCGAGGTCTCGGCGGCCGCGTTCCGCGAATGGCTCCGGGACCGTTACGGCGATCTGGCCACGCTGAACGCCGCCTGGTACACCGATTTCTGGTCGCAGCAGTACGGTGAGTGGGACGAGATCGGGGTGCCGAGCCTGGCGCCGTACCACCCGAACCCGACGCAGAGCATTGATTTCTCGCGCTTCACCTCGGATGCCTTCCTCGGCTGCTTCCGCACCGAGAAGGAGGTGCTGTCCCGGCTGACCCCCGAGGTCCCGGTGACCACCAACTTCATCCACGAGGGACCGGCCATCGACCTGTTCGGTTGGGCCGAGGACCAGGACCTCATCGCCTTCGATTCCTACCCCGACCCCTTCGAGGCCGACAGCCACATCGCCGCCGGTTTCCACTATGACCTGATGCGCTCCCTGCGGCACGGTCAGCCGTGGTTTCTGATGGAGCAGGCCACGGCGGCGGTGAACTGGCGGGAGCGCAACGCCATGAAGGCGCCGGGCGCGATGCGGCTGGGCAGCTGGCAGGCCGTCGCGCAGGGCGCCGACGCGGTGATGTTCTTCCAATGGCGGGCTTCCCGGGGCGGCACCGAGAAGTTCCACGCGGCGATGGTTCCGCACACCGGAACCGACACCCGGATCTTCCGCGAGGTGTGCGAACTCGGTGCCGAGCTCGCGGCGGTGCCCGGATTGGTCGACAGCCGGGTGCACGCCGACACGGCGCTGCTGTTGGACTGGTCGAGTTGGTGGGCCCTGGAACGCGATTCGCATCCGAGTGTCGACGTGACCCGCGGCGAGGCGGAGCTGGCGCACTACGCCCCGCTGTTCGAGGCCGGGGTGACCTGCGACGTCGTGCATCCGGAGCGGGATCTGTCCGGCTACCGGCTGGTGGTCGTGCCGAACCTGTATCTGATGACGGAATCGGTTGCTGAGCGCTTGCTTGCATATGTGCGGGGCGGCGGGCACCTGGTGGTGTCCTTCTTCTCCGGCATCGTCGACGAGAACGACCACATCCATCCAGGTGGGATGGCCCCGGCCCTGCGCGAGACCTTGGGAGTCTGGGTCGAGGAGTTCTGGGCCCTGCCCGAGGCGGGAACCGTGGCCGTGACCGGATTGGCGGGCAGCGATTCCACCGGCACCGGGCGGATCTGGTCGGAGGTGATCCGGCTGGAGGGCGCGCAGTCGCTGGCCGAGTTCGCCGAGGGCGAGTTGGTCGGTTCGCCCGCAGTCACCCGCCACCAACTGGATTCGGGTGTCGCCTGGTACCTGGGTACGCGCTTGGATGCCGCCACGATGCGCGGCCTCCTCGATCGGGTGCGCGGCGAGGCCGGGGTCGCCCCCGACCTGGCGGTGCCGCCCGGTGTCCAGGCGGTCACCCGACATGCCGAGGACGGCACTCGTTTCCTGTTGCTGCTCAACCATGGCGACGAACCGGCGGAGATCACCCTCGACCAGCCGATGGTCGACCTACTGGCCGGTGTAACCGAGCCCGACCGCGAATCCTCCACAGCGATCCGGCTGGGTAGCCGCGGGGTAGCGGTGCTGACCGCCGCGACGGATTGA
- a CDS encoding WXG100-like domain-containing protein, whose amino-acid sequence MGMELPESLQWVASIALGADWPESDEDKLREMRDAWETAGTDITAVKETAQAAAQSAAATMQGETAEQFQTYWEEFEGYLVAFSEMSQQLSTGCGDMALEVEHAKISIYIALAALAVQIIALLAAAAASLGTASAGIPVAQAATQVVVRQILQKLIQNILLNIATNLATDYGIQAFQMARGDRSGLDHGNFGNHIVNGVIQGAGQTVGGAVTSAIPTGASRGMGGAALRGAGAGAVGGFAQGVTEFTAQGGVSSLTGGEYGSGWDYRNLTSNTISGTIGGAQGNMSDRTQGLAESTFPNQTTEHSTPRNNPSHAREVLDSGRNWPVGGRAPEGFENPYNSGTREQVGINGSNVIDQAGRHRPQNQGDDSPLPEARE is encoded by the coding sequence ATGGGAATGGAATTGCCCGAGTCCCTGCAATGGGTCGCATCGATAGCGCTCGGCGCCGATTGGCCCGAGAGCGATGAGGACAAGCTCCGCGAGATGCGGGACGCCTGGGAAACCGCGGGTACCGACATCACCGCAGTCAAGGAAACCGCACAGGCGGCGGCACAATCGGCAGCCGCCACGATGCAAGGCGAGACCGCCGAACAATTCCAAACCTACTGGGAAGAGTTCGAAGGCTACCTCGTCGCGTTCTCCGAGATGTCCCAACAGCTCTCCACCGGCTGCGGAGACATGGCTCTGGAGGTCGAACACGCGAAGATCAGCATCTACATCGCGCTGGCCGCACTGGCGGTGCAGATCATCGCATTGCTGGCGGCTGCGGCGGCCAGTCTTGGTACCGCTTCCGCAGGCATCCCGGTAGCGCAGGCCGCTACCCAGGTCGTCGTCCGCCAGATCCTGCAGAAGCTGATCCAGAACATTCTGCTCAACATCGCCACGAACCTGGCGACCGACTACGGAATCCAGGCCTTCCAGATGGCCCGAGGAGACCGGTCCGGGCTCGATCACGGCAATTTCGGCAATCACATCGTCAACGGCGTCATCCAAGGGGCCGGGCAGACGGTGGGCGGCGCCGTCACGAGCGCCATCCCTACCGGAGCGTCCCGAGGAATGGGCGGGGCTGCCTTACGTGGAGCGGGTGCCGGAGCAGTGGGCGGGTTCGCCCAAGGCGTCACGGAGTTCACTGCTCAGGGCGGCGTGAGCTCCCTGACCGGCGGCGAGTACGGCAGCGGCTGGGATTACCGCAATCTCACCAGCAACACCATCTCCGGGACGATCGGCGGCGCTCAGGGCAACATGTCCGATCGAACCCAGGGATTGGCGGAATCGACCTTCCCGAATCAGACGACGGAGCACTCGACGCCGCGCAACAATCCCAGTCATGCACGGGAAGTGCTCGACAGCGGCCGCAACTGGCCCGTCGGTGGTCGGGCTCCCGAGGGTTTCGAGAACCCGTACAACAGTGGGACGCGGGAACAGGTCGGGATCAACGGCTCGAATGTCATCGACCAGGCGGGCCGACATCGCCCGCAGAACCAGGGCGACGATTCGCCGCTGCCGGAAGCACGAGAATGA
- a CDS encoding WXG100 family type VII secretion target: protein MSDGYSADTTALRGVAPQFSSAADQLLDAHERLTASLSAAAGAWGNDEPGTNFGTAYEPAAEEGTAAFGTFAEGLNAIRDNLDASAEQWDSDDHAAEQAFQQQAQGLGY from the coding sequence GTGAGCGACGGATACAGCGCGGATACCACGGCATTGCGCGGAGTGGCACCGCAGTTCAGCTCGGCCGCCGATCAGCTCCTCGATGCCCATGAGCGTCTGACGGCAAGTCTGTCCGCCGCAGCAGGTGCCTGGGGCAACGACGAGCCCGGCACGAATTTCGGCACCGCCTACGAACCCGCCGCCGAAGAGGGAACCGCCGCCTTCGGCACCTTCGCAGAAGGGCTCAACGCCATCCGCGACAACCTCGATGCATCGGCCGAGCAGTGGGATTCCGATGATCACGCCGCCGAACAAGCCTTCCAACAGCAGGCCCAGGGCTTGGGCTACTGA
- a CDS encoding YbaB/EbfC family nucleoid-associated protein has protein sequence MSDSDDRRAELERRLPILKAHAAALTEQLERQTDQLAEAQESAKQAHGEATSPDGLVSVVVDGTGAITQLQLAPTVFARSTTERLAGSIVETIARAKAQSQAQVSDAFAEVTQPPVVDLPEVFDGAPSLQQLFETANRPLAPMDGPDRSTAGNPPPQRRDSRDEPDDDDGFMMRRGSW, from the coding sequence ATGTCGGATTCGGACGACAGAAGGGCCGAGCTGGAGCGGAGGTTACCGATCCTGAAGGCGCACGCCGCCGCATTGACCGAACAGCTCGAACGACAAACCGATCAGCTCGCCGAAGCACAGGAGAGCGCCAAGCAGGCACACGGCGAAGCAACCTCGCCCGACGGGCTTGTCAGTGTGGTTGTGGACGGCACGGGTGCGATCACCCAATTGCAACTGGCTCCCACCGTGTTCGCCCGCAGTACGACCGAGCGACTGGCCGGCTCGATTGTCGAAACAATAGCCAGAGCCAAAGCGCAATCGCAGGCACAGGTCAGTGATGCGTTCGCCGAGGTCACCCAACCACCGGTCGTCGACCTACCCGAGGTGTTCGACGGCGCGCCGTCCCTCCAACAGCTTTTCGAAACGGCGAACCGCCCGTTGGCGCCGATGGACGGCCCCGACCGCAGCACAGCGGGGAACCCGCCGCCACAGCGACGCGACAGCCGCGACGAACCCGACGATGACGACGGCTTCATGATGAGGAGGGGTTCCTGGTGA
- a CDS encoding LacI family DNA-binding transcriptional regulator, producing MNPTASIREVAAAARVSVGTVSNVLNRPAVVAPATRDRVLAAIESLGFVRNESARQLRSGTARTIGLVVLDVGNPFFTDVARGVEDVATEAGHVVILCNSDESSARESRYLDLLIEQRAHAVLITPVGDSLEPVRRLQQRGVSVVLLDHPTASEEVCSVSVDDVVGGDLATTHLLAGGHQNLVMVTGPESIRQCADRLAGARVAVERTGRPEDALRTVEVPALNVASGQRAAEQLLAAPTLPDGVFCANDLLALGLLQVLMRAGVRIPEDVALVGYDDIDFASAAAVPLTSVRQPRYLIGRTAADLVISETLVPKEHTHQHTVFTPELVVRDSSHPRRSRG from the coding sequence GTGAACCCGACAGCGAGCATCCGGGAGGTCGCCGCGGCGGCGCGGGTCTCGGTCGGCACGGTCTCCAACGTGCTCAACCGACCGGCCGTCGTCGCACCGGCGACCAGAGACCGCGTACTCGCGGCCATCGAGAGCCTGGGTTTCGTGCGCAACGAATCCGCCCGCCAGCTCAGATCGGGCACGGCGCGCACGATCGGGCTGGTGGTCCTCGACGTCGGCAACCCCTTCTTCACCGACGTCGCCAGGGGGGTGGAGGACGTCGCCACCGAAGCGGGACACGTGGTGATCCTCTGCAACAGCGACGAATCCAGTGCCAGGGAGAGCCGCTATCTGGACCTGCTCATCGAGCAGCGCGCCCATGCCGTGTTGATCACCCCGGTCGGCGACTCCCTCGAACCGGTCCGTCGCCTCCAGCAACGCGGCGTCTCCGTCGTGCTGCTCGATCACCCGACGGCATCCGAGGAGGTCTGCTCGGTGTCGGTCGACGACGTCGTCGGCGGTGATCTCGCCACCACCCACCTCCTCGCGGGCGGGCATCAGAACCTGGTGATGGTCACCGGCCCCGAGTCGATCCGGCAGTGCGCCGACCGACTCGCGGGCGCCAGAGTGGCCGTCGAGCGCACCGGCCGACCCGAGGACGCCCTGCGCACCGTCGAGGTGCCCGCGCTGAACGTCGCCTCCGGGCAGCGTGCCGCCGAACAACTCCTCGCCGCCCCCACACTGCCCGACGGCGTCTTCTGCGCCAATGACCTGCTCGCCCTAGGCCTGCTCCAGGTGTTGATGCGGGCCGGAGTGCGCATTCCGGAGGATGTCGCCCTGGTCGGTTACGACGACATCGACTTCGCCTCGGCCGCGGCCGTGCCCCTCACCTCCGTACGCCAACCCCGCTACCTGATCGGCCGCACCGCCGCGGACCTGGTGATCTCCGAGACACTCGTCCCCAAGGAGCACACTCACCAACACACCGTGTTCACCCCGGAGTTGGTGGTTCGGGATTCCAGCCATCCGCGCCGATCGCGAGGGTGA
- a CDS encoding L-rhamnose mutarotase: MAERVCFTLQVRADRLEEYRARHEDVWPEMRKALSEAGWRNYSLFLRPDGLLIGYLECEDFAAAKAAMDATEVNDRWQTYMADLFVGLDGHADASMQPLPEVFHLP; the protein is encoded by the coding sequence GTGGCCGAACGGGTGTGCTTCACGCTCCAGGTACGGGCCGACCGCCTGGAGGAGTACCGCGCGCGGCACGAGGATGTCTGGCCGGAGATGCGGAAAGCGCTATCCGAGGCGGGCTGGCGCAACTACTCCCTCTTCCTGCGGCCCGACGGACTGCTCATCGGCTACCTCGAGTGCGAGGACTTCGCCGCCGCCAAGGCCGCGATGGACGCCACCGAGGTCAACGACCGCTGGCAGACCTACATGGCCGACCTCTTCGTCGGCCTGGATGGCCATGCCGACGCGAGCATGCAGCCATTACCCGAGGTCTTCCACCTCCCGTGA
- the rhaI gene encoding L-rhamnose isomerase → MTDIDPSRRAALFDVLRSQRIETPSWAYGNSGTRFKVFEQAGVPRNPTEKIEDAAKVHEFTGIAPSVALHIPWDRVDDYAALRKHAEDAGIALGAINPNVFQEDDYKLGSVCSPDAGVRRKATDHLLDCVEIAGQTGSSVLSLWFADGLNYPGQDDLRARQDRLAEALREVYDQMPAGLRMLLEYKFFEPAFYATDVPDWGTSFAHCLELGPAAQVLVDTGHHAPGTNIEFIVAFLLRAKRLGGFHFNSRFYADDDLIAGAADPFQLFRIMSEVARGGGLDRETGVEFMLDQCHNIEPKIPAMIRSVCNIQEATAKALLIDTDALRAAQNEGDVLAANAVVMDAYNTDVRPLLAELRQDQGLDPDPMAAYLRSGYQERIVAERVGGSAAGWGA, encoded by the coding sequence ATGACCGACATCGACCCGTCCCGGCGTGCCGCGCTGTTCGACGTCCTGCGTAGCCAGCGGATCGAGACGCCCTCATGGGCGTACGGCAACTCGGGGACTCGCTTCAAGGTCTTCGAGCAGGCAGGCGTGCCGAGGAACCCGACCGAGAAGATCGAGGACGCCGCGAAGGTCCACGAGTTCACCGGCATCGCGCCCAGCGTCGCCCTGCACATCCCGTGGGACCGGGTCGACGACTACGCCGCGCTGCGCAAGCACGCCGAGGACGCCGGCATCGCGTTGGGCGCCATCAACCCCAACGTCTTCCAAGAGGACGACTACAAGCTCGGCAGCGTGTGCAGCCCCGACGCGGGCGTGCGGCGAAAGGCCACCGACCACCTGCTCGACTGCGTCGAGATCGCCGGACAGACCGGCTCCTCCGTCCTGTCGCTGTGGTTCGCCGACGGCCTCAACTACCCGGGCCAAGACGACCTGCGTGCCCGACAGGACCGGTTGGCCGAGGCTTTGCGCGAGGTCTACGACCAGATGCCCGCCGGGCTGCGGATGCTCCTGGAATACAAGTTCTTCGAACCTGCCTTCTACGCGACCGACGTCCCGGACTGGGGCACGTCCTTCGCGCACTGCCTGGAACTCGGCCCGGCGGCGCAGGTCCTGGTCGACACCGGACACCACGCACCCGGCACCAACATCGAGTTCATCGTCGCGTTCCTGCTGCGGGCCAAGCGGTTGGGCGGATTCCACTTCAACTCGCGCTTCTACGCCGACGACGACCTGATCGCAGGCGCGGCCGACCCGTTCCAGCTGTTCAGGATCATGAGCGAGGTCGCGCGCGGCGGTGGTCTCGACCGGGAGACCGGTGTCGAGTTCATGCTCGACCAGTGCCACAACATCGAGCCGAAGATCCCCGCGATGATCCGCTCGGTCTGCAACATCCAAGAAGCCACCGCCAAGGCACTGCTGATCGACACCGACGCGCTGCGCGCCGCCCAGAACGAGGGCGATGTGCTCGCCGCCAACGCGGTCGTGATGGACGCCTACAACACCGATGTGCGCCCACTGCTCGCCGAACTGCGCCAGGACCAGGGCCTGGACCCCGACCCGATGGCCGCCTACCTGCGCTCCGGCTACCAGGAACGCATCGTGGCCGAGCGGGTCGGCGGCAGCGCAGCAGGCTGGGGCGCCTGA